Proteins co-encoded in one Stenotrophomonas maltophilia genomic window:
- a CDS encoding YoaK family protein: MGIRLPTWVWIGAVALSCVAGMVNVVGFLGFEHQAVSHMTGSTSQLGMALAQGDWRAVGHLWGLLIAFSLGAMLSGLLIQDNTLQLGRRYGVALALESALLLVAIPLFEHQQIWGALAAAMACGLQNAMATTFSGAVVRTTHLSGMFTDLGIGLGHLLRGLPLQVRRLTLSGLIISGFLAGGVIGAWLFVRWQYDALLAPALLTGLTGLGYVLYQQWARWRR; encoded by the coding sequence ATGGGAATACGCCTGCCGACCTGGGTCTGGATCGGCGCGGTCGCGTTGTCGTGCGTGGCCGGCATGGTCAACGTGGTCGGTTTTCTCGGCTTCGAGCATCAGGCCGTCAGTCACATGACCGGCAGCACCAGCCAGCTGGGCATGGCGCTGGCGCAGGGTGACTGGCGCGCCGTCGGCCATCTGTGGGGCCTGCTGATCGCGTTTTCGCTTGGCGCGATGCTCAGCGGCCTGCTGATCCAGGACAACACCCTGCAACTGGGGCGTCGCTATGGCGTTGCACTGGCGCTGGAATCTGCGCTGCTGCTGGTGGCCATCCCCCTGTTTGAACATCAGCAGATCTGGGGCGCACTGGCTGCCGCCATGGCCTGCGGCCTGCAGAACGCCATGGCCACCACCTTCAGCGGCGCGGTGGTGCGCACCACGCATCTGAGCGGCATGTTCACCGACCTCGGCATCGGTCTGGGCCACCTGCTGCGCGGACTGCCGCTGCAGGTGCGGCGGCTGACCCTGAGCGGGCTGATCATCAGCGGCTTCCTCGCCGGCGGTGTCATCGGCGCCTGGCTGTTCGTGCGCTGGCAGTACGACGCCCTGCTCGCGCCTGCCCTGCTGACCGGCCTGACCGGGCTGGGCTACGTGCTGTACCAGCAGTGGGCGCGCTGGCGCCGTTGA
- the thiD gene encoding bifunctional hydroxymethylpyrimidine kinase/phosphomethylpyrimidine kinase: MSPTTPASALTIAGSDSGGGAGIQADLKAFAAHRVHGLSAIAALTAQNTRGVIAVHVPPIEFLRAQLEACFDDFDIHAVKLGMLANAEVINTVAEVLERHRPAHVVLDPVMVATSGARLLEDSALQALRERLIPLATLITPNTPEAELLVGRTISNGDDAERAAATLLDLGAGAVLLKGGHLQEGSRVIDRYFDGVSSEEFIHTRLPLDAHGTGCTLASAIAAQLCNGLSLANACEAGIDYVARGLQQGYAPGRSEVLVLDHFGAAPHP; this comes from the coding sequence ATGAGCCCGACCACTCCCGCCTCCGCCCTCACCATCGCCGGCTCCGACTCCGGCGGTGGCGCAGGCATCCAGGCCGACCTGAAGGCCTTCGCCGCGCATCGCGTGCATGGCCTGTCGGCGATTGCCGCGCTGACCGCGCAGAACACCCGCGGCGTCATCGCCGTACATGTGCCGCCGATCGAGTTCCTGCGCGCACAGCTGGAGGCGTGCTTTGACGACTTCGACATCCACGCGGTGAAGCTCGGCATGCTGGCCAACGCCGAGGTCATCAACACGGTGGCCGAAGTACTCGAGCGCCATCGCCCGGCGCACGTGGTGCTCGATCCGGTGATGGTTGCCACCAGCGGCGCGCGCCTGCTGGAAGACTCCGCATTGCAGGCCCTGCGTGAACGGCTGATTCCGCTGGCCACACTGATCACCCCGAACACGCCGGAGGCAGAACTGCTGGTGGGCCGGACGATCAGCAATGGTGATGACGCCGAACGGGCCGCCGCTACCCTGCTCGACCTCGGTGCCGGCGCCGTGCTGCTCAAGGGTGGCCACCTGCAGGAAGGCAGCCGGGTGATCGATCGCTACTTCGACGGCGTCAGCAGCGAAGAATTCATCCACACCCGCCTGCCACTGGATGCGCATGGCACCGGCTGCACGCTGGCCTCGGCCATCGCCGCGCAGCTGTGCAACGGCCTGAGCCTGGCCAACGCCTGCGAAGCCGGCATCGACTACGTGGCGCGCGGCCTGCAGCAGGGCTATGCGCCGGGCCGCAGCGAAGTGCTGGTGCTCGACCATTTCGGCGCGGCACCGCACCCATGA
- a CDS encoding alpha/beta hydrolase family protein translates to MTLTPDTVAVQCDDGHRYEVIACVPAQPIARLLWLPALGVAARHYLPLAQALAAKGVAVYLHEWRGNGSSSLRPSRTQDWGYREVLEQDLPTSQTVLAAADDAAGALPWIIGGHSLGGQLACVHAGRNPQHFNRLWLAASGSPFWRGFPPPRGWLLPLVYRFLPWIAQRQGVLNGRRLGFGGTEARGLIADWARVGLNNHYAAAGMDEDLDAQMARVHGSAQAVLMEHDWLAPSGSMQILLAKLPNVAAQLRVLSAQELGTPADHFAWLKAPEAVADSFFIQLGENFHKTVDGARRHPHNSAPVAGRP, encoded by the coding sequence ATGACGCTGACACCAGACACCGTTGCCGTGCAGTGCGACGATGGCCACCGCTATGAAGTGATCGCCTGCGTGCCTGCACAGCCGATCGCACGCCTGCTTTGGCTGCCGGCACTGGGCGTGGCCGCCCGCCATTACCTGCCATTGGCACAGGCGCTGGCCGCAAAGGGCGTGGCGGTCTATCTGCATGAGTGGCGCGGCAACGGCAGCAGTTCGCTGCGGCCGTCGCGCACGCAGGACTGGGGCTACCGGGAGGTGCTGGAGCAGGATCTACCCACCAGCCAGACGGTACTGGCCGCCGCGGACGATGCCGCCGGCGCCCTGCCCTGGATCATCGGCGGCCACAGTCTCGGCGGGCAGCTGGCCTGCGTGCATGCCGGCCGCAACCCGCAGCACTTCAACCGGCTGTGGCTGGCCGCCAGCGGCTCACCATTCTGGCGCGGTTTCCCGCCACCACGTGGCTGGCTGCTGCCGCTGGTCTATCGCTTCCTGCCGTGGATCGCGCAGCGCCAGGGCGTACTGAATGGCCGCCGCCTCGGCTTCGGTGGCACCGAGGCGCGCGGGCTGATTGCCGACTGGGCGCGGGTGGGCCTGAACAATCACTATGCCGCCGCCGGCATGGACGAAGATCTGGATGCGCAGATGGCGCGCGTGCACGGCAGCGCACAGGCGGTGCTGATGGAGCACGACTGGCTGGCGCCTTCCGGATCGATGCAGATACTACTGGCGAAGCTGCCGAATGTCGCCGCACAGCTGCGCGTGCTGTCTGCACAGGAACTGGGCACGCCCGCCGATCATTTCGCGTGGCTGAAGGCCCCGGAGGCGGTCGCTGACAGCTTTTTCATTCAGTTGGGTGAAAATTTTCACAAAACTGTTGACGGTGCGCGCCGACATCCGCATAATTCCGCTCCTGTCGCAGGGCGCCCGTAG
- a CDS encoding LysR family transcriptional regulator gives MLKLSLDALQILDAIDRRGSFAGAGKALHKVPSTISYTVAKLEEDLGVQLFDRVGPRAEPTEAGRALLDEGRHLLRAARELELRVRRVASGWETELTLAVDSVFPTWLLGPDIAAFREAQAPTRLRLIGEALSGTWEALLDRRADLLVGAPGEGPSGGGYVVEPLGTVEFVFAVAPSHPLAAVDGMLGREQLVEHCAIAVSDSARRLLPRTVGLLMGQEMLTVPDMASKLKLQCEGVGFGFLPEPCARAAVARGQLVIREVEEHKPEETFWLAWRTGEDGAALRWWRERLRRPELLSQWWQAMARG, from the coding sequence ATGCTCAAGCTCAGCCTCGATGCCCTGCAGATCCTCGATGCCATCGACCGCCGCGGCTCGTTCGCCGGCGCTGGCAAGGCCCTGCACAAGGTGCCCTCGACCATCTCCTACACCGTGGCCAAGCTGGAGGAGGACCTGGGCGTTCAGCTGTTCGATCGGGTCGGCCCACGTGCCGAGCCGACCGAGGCCGGACGCGCGCTGCTGGATGAAGGCCGGCATCTGCTGCGCGCGGCCCGCGAACTGGAGTTGCGCGTGCGCCGGGTGGCATCCGGCTGGGAGACCGAGCTGACCCTGGCGGTGGATTCAGTGTTCCCGACCTGGCTGCTGGGGCCGGACATCGCCGCATTCCGTGAGGCGCAAGCGCCGACCCGGCTGCGGCTGATCGGCGAAGCCCTGTCCGGTACCTGGGAAGCCTTGCTGGATCGGCGCGCGGACCTGCTCGTGGGTGCGCCGGGCGAGGGGCCCAGCGGCGGTGGCTACGTGGTGGAGCCGCTGGGCACGGTGGAGTTTGTGTTCGCGGTCGCGCCGAGCCATCCCCTGGCCGCAGTGGACGGTATGCTCGGGCGCGAGCAGCTGGTCGAGCATTGCGCGATCGCCGTTTCCGATTCGGCGCGCAGGCTGCTGCCGCGCACGGTGGGGCTGTTGATGGGGCAGGAGATGCTGACGGTGCCCGACATGGCCAGCAAATTGAAGTTGCAGTGCGAAGGCGTGGGCTTCGGCTTCCTGCCTGAACCGTGCGCGCGCGCGGCGGTGGCACGTGGCCAGCTGGTGATCCGCGAGGTGGAGGAACACAAGCCGGAAGAAACCTTCTGGCTGGCCTGGCGCACCGGTGAGGACGGTGCTGCATTGCGCTGGTGGCGCGAGCGCCTGCGCAGGCCGGAGCTGCTGTCGCAGTGGTGGCAGGCAATGGCCAGGGGGTAG
- a CDS encoding pirin family protein, which translates to MLQIRKSATRGLAEHGWLSSRHTFSFANYYDPRYVSFGPLRVINEDKVIGGQGFGTHSHSNMEIISYVLGGALEHKDSMGTGSVLRYGDVQRMSAGSGVSHSEFNHSADETVHFLQIWIFPDTENIAPSYEETHFTPDSKRGQLRLIASPDGADGSLRIHQDARIFATILDGGQKLHHALGTGRGAYVQVARGQLQVNGITLEAGDALQISDEAQLTLENGNDAEVLVFDLPL; encoded by the coding sequence ATGCTGCAGATCCGCAAGAGTGCTACCCGTGGCCTGGCCGAGCATGGCTGGCTGTCCTCGCGCCATACCTTCTCGTTTGCCAACTACTACGACCCGCGCTACGTCAGCTTCGGCCCGCTGCGGGTGATCAACGAAGACAAGGTGATCGGCGGCCAAGGCTTCGGCACGCACAGCCACAGCAACATGGAGATCATCTCCTACGTGCTCGGCGGCGCGCTGGAACACAAGGACTCGATGGGCACCGGCTCGGTGCTGCGCTATGGCGACGTGCAGCGCATGAGCGCCGGCAGCGGCGTCAGCCACAGCGAATTCAACCACTCGGCCGACGAGACCGTGCACTTCCTGCAGATCTGGATCTTCCCGGACACCGAGAACATCGCGCCGTCCTACGAGGAGACCCACTTCACGCCGGACAGCAAGCGCGGCCAGCTGCGCCTGATCGCCTCGCCGGACGGGGCCGACGGTTCGCTGCGCATCCACCAGGATGCCCGCATCTTCGCCACCATTCTCGATGGCGGCCAGAAGCTGCACCACGCACTCGGCACCGGTCGCGGCGCCTATGTGCAGGTGGCGCGCGGCCAGCTGCAGGTCAACGGCATCACCCTGGAAGCCGGTGATGCGCTCCAGATCAGCGACGAAGCGCAGCTGACGCTGGAAAACGGCAACGACGCCGAAGTGCTGGTGTTCGACCTGCCGCTGTAA
- a CDS encoding alpha/beta hydrolase: protein MSTTPTILLVHGFWGGAAHWAKVILELHRNGHDRVQAVELPLTSLADDAGRTQKMIRQIEGPVLLVGHSYGGAVISQAGNEANVKGLVYIAAFAPDAGESPGGITQQHLPEAAPNLAPDSDGYLWLRADKFHESFCQDLSEDEGRVMAVTQKAPLASTFGDAVSDPAWKHRPSWYQLSRHDRMIAPENQRAMAARMQPKRLLELDASHASLASKPTEVTALILEACAAIGG, encoded by the coding sequence ATGAGCACGACACCGACCATCCTCCTCGTCCACGGATTCTGGGGCGGGGCCGCACACTGGGCCAAGGTGATCCTGGAATTGCATCGCAATGGCCATGATCGCGTGCAGGCGGTGGAATTGCCGCTTACCTCGCTGGCCGACGACGCCGGGCGCACCCAGAAAATGATCCGCCAGATTGAAGGGCCGGTGCTGCTGGTCGGCCATTCCTACGGGGGGGCGGTGATCAGCCAGGCCGGCAACGAGGCCAACGTGAAGGGGCTGGTCTATATTGCCGCCTTCGCACCGGATGCCGGCGAGAGCCCCGGTGGCATCACCCAGCAGCATCTGCCGGAAGCGGCGCCGAACCTGGCACCGGACAGTGATGGCTACCTGTGGCTGCGCGCGGACAAGTTCCACGAGAGTTTCTGCCAGGACCTGAGCGAGGACGAAGGCCGGGTCATGGCGGTCACGCAGAAGGCGCCGCTGGCCAGCACCTTCGGCGATGCCGTCAGCGACCCGGCGTGGAAGCACAGGCCGAGCTGGTATCAGCTGTCGCGCCACGACCGCATGATCGCGCCGGAAAACCAGCGGGCCATGGCCGCACGGATGCAGCCGAAGCGGTTGCTGGAACTGGATGCCAGCCATGCGTCGCTGGCGTCGAAGCCGACCGAGGTGACGGCGCTGATCCTGGAAGCCTGCGCCGCCATCGGCGGCTGA
- a CDS encoding MFS transporter, with protein MTPSSPRAQQHATRAAFFIPGFATAAWAPMVPYAKAKAGLSDASLGAVLLCLGLGSLLAMPLAGALTGRLGCRRVMVITCAMMLCALPLLVLAPSPLALGAALFVFGAGVGALDCAMNMQAVAVERDAGRPMMSGFHAFYSIGGFVGAGCMTGLLIVGTPLWMAALASVTALLLVAVLAAPHWRPQRILHEGPLLALPHGVVLFIGVLAFVVFLGEGSMLDWSAVFLAEVRQVPRDQAGAGFAVFTLAMTAMRLFGDGIVERLGRTRTIVIGGITAAAGFGLATLVPSFPVALTGYLLVGLGCANIVPALFSMAGQQRVMPESIAITAVTTLGYAGILAGPAAIGALAHATSLGFAFLCVAALLLGVAASARSLARRLP; from the coding sequence ATGACGCCCTCATCCCCCCGCGCCCAGCAGCACGCCACCCGCGCCGCCTTCTTCATCCCCGGATTCGCCACCGCCGCCTGGGCGCCGATGGTGCCCTACGCCAAGGCCAAGGCCGGGCTGTCCGATGCCAGCCTTGGCGCGGTGCTGCTGTGCCTCGGCCTGGGCTCGCTGCTGGCGATGCCGCTGGCGGGTGCGTTGACCGGTCGGCTGGGATGCCGCCGGGTGATGGTGATCACCTGCGCGATGATGCTGTGCGCCCTGCCCTTGCTGGTACTGGCACCGTCACCACTGGCGCTGGGTGCGGCCCTGTTCGTGTTCGGCGCCGGCGTGGGCGCACTGGACTGCGCGATGAACATGCAGGCGGTGGCGGTCGAGCGCGATGCTGGGCGGCCGATGATGTCCGGCTTCCATGCGTTCTACAGCATCGGCGGCTTCGTCGGTGCGGGCTGCATGACCGGCCTGCTGATAGTGGGAACGCCGCTGTGGATGGCCGCCTTGGCCTCGGTGACGGCACTGCTGCTGGTGGCGGTGCTCGCGGCGCCACACTGGCGCCCGCAACGGATCCTGCATGAAGGCCCGCTGCTGGCGCTGCCACATGGCGTGGTGCTGTTCATCGGCGTGCTGGCCTTCGTGGTGTTCCTCGGCGAAGGCTCGATGCTGGACTGGAGCGCGGTGTTCCTGGCCGAGGTACGGCAGGTGCCGCGCGACCAGGCCGGCGCAGGCTTCGCGGTGTTTACCCTGGCGATGACCGCGATGCGTCTGTTCGGCGATGGCATCGTCGAGCGCCTCGGCCGCACCCGCACGATCGTCATCGGCGGCATCACCGCAGCGGCCGGTTTTGGCCTGGCCACGCTGGTGCCGTCGTTCCCGGTGGCACTGACCGGCTACCTGCTGGTCGGGCTGGGCTGCGCCAATATCGTACCGGCGCTGTTCTCGATGGCCGGCCAGCAGCGGGTGATGCCAGAGAGCATCGCGATCACCGCGGTTACCACCTTGGGCTACGCCGGCATCCTCGCCGGCCCGGCCGCGATTGGCGCGCTGGCACATGCCACCAGCCTCGGCTTCGCCTTCCTGTGCGTGGCCGCGCTGCTGCTCGGCGTGGCTGCGTCCGCCCGCTCACTGGCACGCCGCCTGCCCTGA
- a CDS encoding alpha/beta hydrolase, producing MKRLLLLLLACAGLWLAACSSSINASSTSLADRLIAPGGVSTLLDRPRIAAAIAELPNRHGFAPGRDGVPIFWRVFDPGDYGARYRYLPQRHENGLPLDTGLSLAVPQPFRAQAPRGTVVLLHGWMMNGDSMLPWSLQLAESGYRVVTLDLRNHGQSGAGPSGYGTYESDDVVDVIGELRARGEVTGPLYLFGVSYGAATAVFTADKLGDQVAGVVAMESFANAGVAIRTMIPHLMGLQPEGLKAQAVASYARWRYGGQDINQVIAAASRRIDVDLDRVDVARALADTRACVLLLHGQGDQHIPVSQGRELAQANPRAHYIEMRGEDHITLPLRLDLLAGVVDDWMARDEHHPKSACPAPQLPAQAEWLAHR from the coding sequence ATGAAGCGCTTGCTGCTGTTGCTGCTGGCGTGCGCCGGCCTGTGGCTGGCCGCATGCTCCTCTTCGATCAATGCCTCGTCCACCTCGCTCGCCGATCGGTTGATCGCGCCGGGTGGCGTGTCGACGCTGCTTGATCGCCCGCGCATCGCCGCGGCCATCGCTGAACTGCCCAACCGCCACGGCTTCGCACCGGGCCGCGACGGCGTGCCGATCTTCTGGCGCGTGTTCGATCCGGGCGACTACGGTGCGCGCTATCGCTATCTGCCGCAGCGTCACGAGAACGGCCTGCCGCTGGATACCGGGCTGAGCCTGGCCGTGCCGCAGCCGTTCCGGGCGCAGGCGCCGCGCGGTACCGTGGTGCTGCTGCACGGCTGGATGATGAACGGTGATTCGATGCTGCCGTGGTCGCTGCAGCTGGCCGAATCCGGCTACCGCGTGGTGACTCTGGACCTGCGCAACCATGGCCAGTCTGGCGCTGGCCCGTCCGGTTATGGCACCTATGAATCGGATGACGTGGTCGATGTGATCGGCGAGCTGCGCGCGCGTGGTGAAGTGACGGGTCCGCTGTATCTGTTCGGTGTGTCCTATGGCGCCGCCACGGCGGTGTTCACCGCCGACAAGCTGGGCGACCAGGTGGCCGGCGTGGTGGCGATGGAATCGTTTGCCAATGCCGGCGTGGCCATCCGCACGATGATCCCGCACCTGATGGGCTTGCAGCCGGAAGGATTGAAGGCGCAGGCGGTGGCCTCCTACGCGCGCTGGCGCTACGGCGGCCAGGACATCAACCAGGTGATCGCCGCCGCCAGCCGGCGTATCGACGTCGATCTGGACCGCGTGGACGTGGCGCGCGCGCTGGCCGATACCCGCGCCTGCGTGCTGCTGCTGCACGGGCAGGGCGACCAGCACATCCCGGTCAGCCAGGGCCGCGAGCTGGCGCAGGCCAATCCGCGCGCGCACTACATCGAGATGCGCGGCGAGGACCACATCACCCTGCCGCTGCGGCTGGATCTGCTGGCCGGCGTGGTCGACGACTGGATGGCGCGCGACGAACACCACCCGAAGAGCGCCTGCCCGGCACCACAGCTGCCGGCCCAGGCCGAATGGCTGGCCCACCGCTGA